One region of Rhodophyticola sp. CCM32 genomic DNA includes:
- a CDS encoding peptidylprolyl isomerase has protein sequence MRKPAIAAICLLVASPVLATGLEIDVAGEAEGTIVIDLFEELAPGHVERITALAEDGAYDDVVFHRVIDGFMAQTGDVQYGRLGQDMRYAGRGGSDGPDLAAEFSDWPFERGIVGMARAGDPDSANSQFFIMFEEYPSLNGEYTVVGEVVGGMDVVDAIKIGRGQNGAVIGAPDRMVALRVLDHDPESEPAPEEAATE, from the coding sequence ATGCGTAAGCCAGCCATTGCCGCCATATGCCTTCTTGTGGCCAGCCCGGTGCTGGCCACGGGGCTTGAGATTGACGTCGCGGGCGAGGCCGAGGGCACGATTGTCATCGACCTGTTTGAAGAGCTTGCCCCGGGCCATGTGGAACGGATCACGGCGCTGGCAGAGGATGGCGCTTATGATGATGTTGTCTTCCACCGGGTGATTGACGGGTTCATGGCCCAGACCGGCGATGTGCAATATGGCCGTCTGGGGCAGGATATGCGCTATGCGGGCCGGGGCGGTTCTGACGGTCCCGATCTGGCGGCGGAGTTTTCCGACTGGCCTTTTGAACGCGGCATTGTCGGCATGGCCCGCGCCGGGGACCCGGATTCCGCCAACAGCCAGTTCTTCATCATGTTCGAGGAATATCCCTCGCTGAACGGGGAGTATACCGTTGTCGGCGAGGTTGTGGGCGGCATGGATGTCGTGGACGCGATCAAGATCGGTCGCGGCCAGAACGGTGCTGTGATCGGCGCGCCGGACCGGATGGTGGCGCTGCGCGTGCTGGACCATGACCCTGAGTCTGAACCTGCGCCGGAGGAAGCCGCAACCGAATAA
- a CDS encoding DMT family transporter, whose protein sequence is MTHQALIMLAAGIGIPLLAALNARLGANIGSPAAAALILFIVALLATGVALVLSGGAAALSELPDQPRHLFLAGLLVAFYVLSITWVAPTFGVGNAVFFVLLGQLISAAAIDHFGLFGAQTASLSPIRAAGIFVMAAGVALTQFASRG, encoded by the coding sequence ATGACTCATCAGGCATTGATCATGCTGGCGGCCGGGATCGGCATACCGCTTCTGGCCGCGCTGAATGCCAGATTGGGCGCGAATATCGGGTCGCCAGCGGCGGCAGCGCTGATCCTGTTCATCGTGGCGCTGCTGGCCACGGGTGTCGCCCTTGTGCTCAGCGGCGGGGCGGCGGCGCTGTCGGAACTGCCGGATCAGCCCAGACATCTGTTTCTGGCCGGTTTGCTGGTCGCCTTCTATGTTCTGTCAATCACCTGGGTTGCGCCTACATTCGGGGTCGGGAACGCGGTGTTTTTCGTGTTGCTCGGGCAGTTGATCTCGGCCGCCGCGATTGACCATTTCGGGCTGTTCGGCGCGCAGACCGCCAGCCTGTCTCCGATACGGGCGGCAGGAATTTTCGTGATGGCAGCCGGGGTTGCCCTGACGCAATTTGCGTCCCGCGGGTAG
- a CDS encoding DUF4169 family protein — protein MSSIASFSKARKARDRKADKARADANATRHGRTKAERMLEATRDEKARQLLDGHECDSE, from the coding sequence GTGAGCAGCATCGCCAGTTTCAGCAAGGCGCGGAAAGCGCGGGATCGCAAGGCAGACAAGGCCCGCGCCGATGCCAATGCAACCCGTCATGGCCGGACCAAGGCCGAACGGATGCTGGAGGCCACACGGGATGAAAAGGCCCGCCAATTGCTTGACGGGCATGAATGCGACAGTGAATGA
- the coaD gene encoding pantetheine-phosphate adenylyltransferase codes for MRVGLYPGTFDPITFGHVDIIRRACQLVDRLVIGVAINRDKGPLFTLEERVAMVEAECAVLAEKNGTEIVVHPFENLLIDCARDVGAGIIIRGLRAVADFEYEFQMVGMNRKLDAEIVTVFLMAEADRQAIASKLVKEIARLDGDVSHFVPAAVHQALLGKFRG; via the coding sequence ATGCGTGTAGGGTTGTACCCGGGCACTTTTGACCCGATTACGTTTGGTCATGTGGATATCATCCGGCGCGCCTGTCAATTGGTGGACCGGCTGGTGATCGGGGTTGCGATCAACCGCGACAAGGGGCCGTTGTTCACGCTGGAGGAACGCGTGGCGATGGTCGAGGCGGAATGTGCGGTTCTGGCCGAAAAGAACGGCACCGAGATTGTCGTGCATCCGTTCGAGAACCTGCTGATTGACTGCGCCCGGGATGTGGGTGCCGGGATCATCATTCGCGGCCTGCGCGCGGTGGCGGATTTTGAATATGAATTTCAGATGGTTGGCATGAACCGCAAGCTGGATGCAGAGATCGTGACCGTGTTTCTGATGGCCGAGGCGGACCGGCAGGCCATCGCCTCGAAACTGGTCAAGGAAATCGCGCGGCTGGATGGCGATGTCTCTCATTTCGTACCCGCCGCCGTGCATCAGGCGCTTCTGGGCAAATTCCGGGGGTAA
- the fumC gene encoding class II fumarate hydratase, producing MTATRTETDSFGPLEVPADKYWGAQTQRSVMNFPIGWEKQPVAIVRALGVIKRACAEANKASGKLEAGLADAVVAAAQEVIDGKLDDNFPLVVWQTGSGTQSNMNANEVIANRAIEILGGEIGAKSPVHPNDHCNMGQSSNDTFPTAMHIATAVTAHEVLIPGLEKLHRALEAKIKAFEGIIKIGRTHTQDATPLTLSQEFSGYAHQVAMGIKRVKTALGGICELAQGGTAVGTGLNTSPGWAEEVAGNMARITGLPFVTAPNKFEALAAHDAMVEISGALKTVAASLFKIANDIRLLGSGPRCGLGELILPENEPGSSIMPGKVNPTQCEALTQVCAHVMGNDAAVGFAGSQGHFELNVYKPMMAYNVLQSMQLLGDSAGAFTDNLVDGLQADETRIDKLMRESLMLVTALAPTIGYDNATKVAKTAHKNGTTLKEEAIKLGFVDAETFEAVVRPENMVGPK from the coding sequence ATGACCGCAACCCGTACCGAGACCGACAGTTTTGGCCCCTTGGAGGTTCCCGCAGATAAATACTGGGGCGCACAGACACAGCGTTCCGTCATGAATTTCCCAATCGGCTGGGAAAAGCAGCCGGTGGCGATTGTCCGCGCCCTTGGGGTCATCAAACGCGCCTGCGCCGAGGCGAACAAGGCCAGCGGCAAGCTGGAGGCCGGGCTGGCCGATGCGGTGGTCGCCGCCGCGCAAGAGGTGATCGACGGCAAGCTGGATGATAATTTCCCGCTGGTCGTGTGGCAGACCGGGTCAGGCACCCAGTCGAATATGAATGCCAATGAGGTGATCGCAAACCGCGCGATCGAGATATTGGGCGGCGAGATCGGCGCGAAATCTCCGGTGCATCCGAATGACCATTGCAATATGGGTCAATCCTCCAATGACACTTTCCCGACGGCGATGCATATCGCCACGGCGGTGACCGCCCATGAGGTTCTGATCCCGGGGCTGGAAAAACTGCACCGGGCGCTGGAGGCAAAGATCAAGGCGTTCGAGGGCATCATCAAGATCGGCCGGACCCATACCCAGGATGCCACCCCCCTGACGCTCAGCCAGGAGTTTTCGGGCTATGCCCATCAGGTGGCCATGGGCATCAAACGGGTCAAGACCGCCCTTGGCGGCATCTGTGAACTGGCCCAGGGCGGCACCGCTGTGGGCACGGGGCTGAACACATCCCCCGGATGGGCCGAAGAGGTGGCCGGCAATATGGCCCGGATCACCGGCCTGCCCTTTGTCACCGCCCCCAACAAGTTCGAGGCGCTGGCCGCCCATGACGCAATGGTGGAGATATCGGGCGCGCTGAAAACCGTTGCGGCCTCGCTGTTCAAGATCGCCAATGACATTCGCCTGCTGGGGTCCGGCCCCCGGTGCGGATTGGGGGAGTTGATCCTGCCCGAGAATGAGCCGGGATCCTCGATCATGCCGGGTAAGGTGAACCCCACCCAATGTGAGGCGCTGACCCAGGTTTGTGCCCATGTGATGGGCAATGATGCGGCTGTGGGCTTTGCCGGGTCACAAGGGCATTTCGAGCTGAATGTCTATAAGCCGATGATGGCCTATAACGTCTTGCAATCCATGCAGCTTCTGGGTGACAGCGCCGGGGCCTTCACCGACAATCTGGTGGACGGGCTGCAAGCCGATGAGACCCGGATCGACAAGCTGATGCGCGAAAGCCTGATGCTGGTCACAGCCTTGGCCCCGACCATCGGCTATGACAATGCCACCAAGGTCGCCAAGACCGCCCATAAGAACGGCACCACCCTGAAAGAGGAAGCCATCAAGCTTGGCTTTGTGGATGCCGAGACATTCGAGGCCGTGGTGCGCCCGGAAAACATGGTGGGGCCCAAGTGA
- a CDS encoding ABC transporter ATP-binding protein, translating into MTIATSGPIITLEAVQKYYGEYHALRGITAEIGQGEFFSLLGPSGCGKTTLLRAIAGFEEISAGRIVLDGRDMEGVPPNRRPTNMVFQSYAIFPHLSVAENVGFGLRKSPMSRAGKRTAIGEALEMVGLEGYGTRAAHALSGGQRQRVALARALILKPKVLLLDEPLSALDKKMREQMQTELRRLQRQVGITFILVTHDQEEALIMSDRIAVMFEGQIAQLAPPQDLYRRPANRQVGAFVGMMNFLPATVTDTSGPEIEIEVAGLGRARLDPGQCPTGTSGAASIGLRPESMTLVFDGQSAERVAQGVVEERIYYGDMTYYDIRLEGTTSIVQVSMRNMPGRRVLERGDRADLAWDARAMVLFT; encoded by the coding sequence GTGACCATTGCAACATCCGGGCCGATCATCACGCTGGAAGCCGTGCAGAAATATTATGGGGAGTATCACGCCCTGCGCGGCATTACCGCCGAGATCGGGCAGGGCGAGTTCTTTTCGCTTCTGGGCCCCTCGGGCTGTGGCAAGACCACATTGCTGCGCGCCATTGCAGGGTTTGAGGAAATCAGTGCAGGCCGGATCGTGCTGGATGGCCGCGATATGGAGGGTGTTCCGCCGAACAGGCGGCCCACCAATATGGTGTTTCAGAGCTATGCGATCTTTCCGCATCTGAGCGTGGCGGAGAATGTGGGCTTTGGCCTGCGCAAATCCCCCATGAGCCGGGCGGGGAAAAGAACCGCCATAGGCGAGGCGCTGGAAATGGTGGGGCTGGAGGGCTATGGCACCCGCGCGGCCCATGCCCTGTCTGGCGGGCAACGGCAGCGGGTGGCGCTGGCGCGGGCGCTGATCCTGAAGCCGAAGGTGTTGCTGCTGGATGAGCCGCTTTCGGCGCTGGACAAGAAAATGCGCGAACAGATGCAGACCGAGTTGCGCCGGTTGCAGCGCCAGGTCGGGATCACCTTCATTCTTGTGACCCATGATCAGGAGGAAGCGCTGATCATGTCAGACCGGATCGCGGTGATGTTTGAGGGGCAGATCGCGCAACTGGCCCCGCCGCAGGATCTCTATCGCCGCCCCGCCAACAGGCAGGTGGGGGCGTTTGTCGGAATGATGAATTTCCTGCCCGCAACGGTGACAGATACATCCGGCCCGGAGATTGAAATCGAGGTGGCGGGGCTGGGGCGGGCCAGGCTGGACCCGGGGCAATGCCCTACCGGCACCAGCGGCGCGGCCAGTATCGGCTTGCGCCCTGAAAGCATGACCCTGGTGTTTGACGGCCAAAGCGCCGAACGGGTTGCCCAAGGGGTTGTTGAGGAACGCATCTATTACGGCGACATGACCTATTACGATATCCGTCTTGAGGGCACGACCAGCATTGTGCAGGTCTCGATGCGGAATATGCCGGGGCGCCGGGTGCTGGAGCGGGGGGACCGGGCCGATCTGGCCTGGGATGCCCGCGCGATGGTGCTTTTCACATAA
- a CDS encoding cytochrome c biogenesis CcdA family protein, translated as MFGIDIFDASLLPAMLVALSAGVLSFLSPCVLPIVPPYLAYLGGISMHEMAATGAARRKAVKAAMCFVLGLSTVFLFLGFTASIFGQFFLANQMLLAQISGAVIIIFGLHFLGVFRIPILDREARLDAGNRGGSAFGAYILGLAFAFGWTPCIGPQLGAILSIAATESSVQRGTALLGIYALGLGLPFLLAAAFIENAMGVMTRLKHHMKTIERVMGLLLVAVGMALMLGTFSSFAFWLLETFPALGLLG; from the coding sequence ATGTTCGGGATCGACATATTCGACGCATCGCTTTTACCTGCGATGCTGGTCGCACTCAGCGCCGGTGTGTTGAGCTTTCTGAGCCCATGCGTTTTGCCCATTGTGCCGCCCTATCTTGCCTATTTGGGCGGTATCTCCATGCATGAGATGGCCGCGACCGGCGCGGCGAGGCGCAAGGCGGTGAAGGCCGCGATGTGTTTTGTGCTTGGCCTGTCCACTGTGTTTTTGTTTCTGGGCTTTACCGCATCGATATTCGGGCAGTTCTTCCTGGCCAACCAGATGCTTCTGGCCCAGATATCCGGGGCGGTGATCATCATTTTCGGCCTGCATTTTCTGGGAGTTTTCCGTATCCCCATTCTGGATCGGGAGGCGCGGCTGGATGCCGGCAACCGGGGCGGGTCTGCCTTTGGGGCCTATATTCTGGGTCTGGCCTTCGCATTCGGCTGGACGCCTTGTATCGGCCCGCAACTGGGCGCGATCCTGTCGATTGCTGCGACGGAAAGCAGCGTTCAGCGGGGCACCGCCCTTCTGGGGATTTATGCCCTTGGTCTGGGGCTGCCATTTCTTCTGGCCGCGGCGTTTATCGAGAACGCCATGGGGGTGATGACCCGGCTGAAACACCATATGAAGACCATCGAACGGGTCATGGGCCTGTTGCTGGTCGCGGTCGGCATGGCGCTGATGCTGGGCACATTTTCCAGCTTTGCCTTCTGGCTTCTGGAAACCTTCCCCGCCCTCGGTCTTCTGGGCTGA
- a CDS encoding N-(5'-phosphoribosyl)anthranilate isomerase: MSMMNLPPHISPEAFLADVFQSKAVRDGKVIRRSLRDIERYIGRPAFVAELKRRGFRAVENAGQMIVFCNQEPVRIVR; the protein is encoded by the coding sequence ATGTCGATGATGAACCTGCCGCCCCATATTTCGCCTGAGGCTTTTCTTGCGGATGTCTTTCAGTCCAAGGCCGTGCGCGACGGTAAGGTGATCCGCCGCAGCCTGCGGGATATTGAGCGCTATATCGGACGCCCGGCCTTTGTGGCGGAGTTGAAAAGACGCGGGTTTCGGGCGGTCGAGAATGCGGGCCAGATGATTGTTTTCTGCAATCAGGAACCGGTGCGTATCGTCCGATAG
- a CDS encoding ABC-F family ATP-binding cassette domain-containing protein, protein MARAPLLQLNDISLSFGGDPVFSGLDLVVQEGDRVALVGRNGSGKSTLLKVMSGFVEADSGTRTLPPGSHTGYMEQEPEFAGFATLGDYALARLGPDQAWRVEAAAEGLKLPLEADIAKASGGERRRAALARVLAEAPDLMLLDEPTNHLDIAAIRWLEAELSQTRTAYVLISHDRAFLTALTRATLWVDRGRVRRQEKGFADFEAWRDKTWEEEDLARHKLDRKIKAEGRWAVEGISARRKRNMGRVRALGDLRAERAGMIRRQGTAGMVLETGTQSGKRVIEAKGISKRYGDKLILSSFDLRILRGDRIAFVGPNGAGKTTLLNLLTGQAAPDTGQVTLGTGIEMAVFDQTRSALDPEATLWDSLTNDPLMGVNGRSDQVLVRGQPRHVVGYLKDFLFDEAQARAPVRSLSGGEKARLLLARIMARSSNLLVLDEPTNDLDVETLDLLQDLLGEYPGTVLLVSHDRDFLDRVATTTVAMEGDGQATIYAGGWSDYQAQRGARAEPGKVAAKPSRPVAAKPVAGAGAKPKPALSFTEAHRLKELPQVIARLEVEIARLESLLADPDLFTREPVKFRKATEALTARQTSLSEAEDDWLMLAEKAEGQGS, encoded by the coding sequence ATGGCCCGCGCCCCTTTGCTGCAACTCAATGACATCTCGCTAAGCTTCGGCGGTGATCCGGTATTTTCCGGTCTGGACCTTGTGGTGCAGGAGGGCGACCGGGTTGCGCTTGTGGGGCGCAACGGATCGGGAAAATCAACGCTTCTCAAGGTGATGTCGGGGTTTGTTGAAGCTGATAGCGGCACAAGGACCCTGCCACCCGGCAGCCATACCGGCTATATGGAGCAGGAGCCGGAATTTGCCGGGTTTGCCACGCTTGGCGATTATGCCCTGGCCCGTCTTGGCCCCGATCAGGCCTGGCGGGTCGAGGCGGCGGCCGAGGGGCTGAAACTGCCGCTTGAGGCGGACATTGCCAAAGCCTCGGGCGGGGAACGCCGCCGCGCCGCGCTGGCCCGGGTGCTGGCCGAAGCGCCGGATCTGATGCTTCTGGATGAACCGACCAACCATCTGGATATCGCGGCGATCCGCTGGCTTGAGGCCGAACTGTCCCAAACCCGCACGGCCTATGTGCTGATCTCACATGACCGGGCGTTTCTGACCGCGCTCACCCGCGCCACGCTTTGGGTGGATCGGGGCAGGGTGCGCCGCCAGGAAAAGGGTTTTGCCGATTTCGAAGCCTGGCGCGACAAGACATGGGAAGAGGAAGACCTCGCCCGCCACAAGCTGGACCGCAAGATCAAGGCGGAGGGCCGATGGGCGGTGGAGGGCATCTCGGCCCGGCGCAAGCGCAATATGGGCCGGGTCCGCGCCCTGGGCGATCTCAGGGCGGAACGTGCAGGCATGATCCGGCGGCAGGGCACTGCCGGCATGGTGCTTGAGACGGGCACACAATCAGGCAAGCGGGTGATTGAAGCCAAAGGGATTTCAAAACGTTACGGGGACAAGCTTATCCTTTCCTCCTTCGATCTGCGCATCCTGCGGGGGGATCGCATTGCCTTTGTCGGCCCCAACGGGGCGGGCAAAACCACCTTGCTGAACCTGCTGACCGGTCAGGCGGCGCCTGATACGGGGCAGGTGACCCTTGGCACCGGGATCGAGATGGCGGTGTTCGATCAGACCCGCAGCGCGCTGGACCCGGAGGCAACGCTTTGGGACAGTCTGACCAATGACCCGCTCATGGGGGTGAATGGCCGGTCTGATCAGGTGCTGGTGCGTGGCCAGCCGCGCCATGTGGTGGGCTATCTGAAGGATTTCCTGTTCGATGAGGCCCAGGCCCGGGCGCCTGTCAGATCGCTCTCGGGCGGCGAAAAGGCCCGCCTGCTGCTGGCTCGGATCATGGCGCGGTCTTCCAACCTGCTGGTGCTGGACGAACCCACCAATGATCTGGATGTGGAGACGCTTGACCTGTTGCAGGATCTGCTTGGTGAGTATCCGGGCACCGTGTTGCTGGTCAGCCATGACCGGGATTTTCTGGACCGGGTTGCCACCACCACCGTGGCGATGGAGGGCGATGGGCAGGCCACGATCTATGCCGGGGGCTGGAGCGATTATCAGGCACAGCGGGGCGCTCGGGCGGAACCGGGGAAAGTGGCGGCGAAACCCTCCCGCCCAGTGGCTGCAAAACCGGTTGCCGGGGCAGGGGCAAAACCGAAACCCGCCCTGTCCTTTACCGAGGCGCATCGCCTGAAGGAACTGCCGCAGGTGATTGCCCGGTTGGAAGTGGAGATTGCCCGGCTGGAAAGCCTTCTGGCCGATCCTGACCTGTTCACGAGAGAGCCGGTGAAATTCCGCAAGGCGACAGAGGCGTTGACCGCGCGCCAGACATCCCTGTCAGAGGCCGAAGACGACTGGCTGATGCTTGCGGAAAAGGCTGAAGGGCAGGGCAGTTGA
- a CDS encoding cytochrome P450 translates to MIPPKPAARPDRVSLLRYLRLFRQDILSAQPARLYRAWMAEFRTVFFRSYLLNQPSLVETVLKKRPDDFPKSGRVGEGLRPLLGNSVFLTNGETWKRQRRIIDPAFEGGRLRDTFPAIRAAGEAAVARMGEGITDLEPQMSHAAADVIFRTLFSIPIENEIATQVFAEFQAYQRTQPILNLAAFLRLPRWMPRGHRARTRATARSIRALITQLTADRMARIAAGTAPDDLATKIMTTADPVTGQTFSTGEMVDQVAIFFLAGHETSASALGWALYLLALFPDWQARLAEEAETALETRDFSVISRLKVSRDVFREALRLYPPVPMMVRETTCPERFRNRDIPTGSQMVISPWHLHRHERLWDNPDGFDPGRWSTENGKRCMREAYIPFSAGARVCTGAGFAMVEGPLLLSMLVRAFRFERVAGRDPVPVAHLTVRAKDGIWVKVSRR, encoded by the coding sequence ATGATCCCGCCAAAACCGGCTGCGCGCCCGGACCGTGTGTCGCTGCTGCGCTATCTGCGGCTTTTCCGGCAGGATATCCTGTCGGCCCAACCGGCGCGGCTCTACCGGGCCTGGATGGCGGAATTCCGAACCGTATTTTTCCGGTCTTACCTGCTGAACCAGCCATCGCTGGTTGAAACGGTGCTGAAAAAGCGGCCCGATGATTTTCCGAAATCCGGCCGGGTGGGGGAAGGGTTGCGCCCGCTTCTGGGCAATTCGGTGTTTCTGACAAATGGCGAGACCTGGAAACGCCAGCGCCGGATCATTGACCCGGCTTTTGAAGGCGGGCGGCTGCGCGATACGTTTCCGGCGATCAGGGCGGCAGGCGAAGCGGCGGTGGCGCGGATGGGGGAAGGCATCACCGATCTGGAACCGCAGATGAGCCACGCGGCCGCGGATGTGATTTTTCGCACGCTTTTTTCGATCCCGATCGAGAATGAGATTGCGACACAGGTCTTTGCCGAGTTCCAGGCCTATCAGCGCACCCAGCCGATCCTGAATCTGGCCGCCTTTCTGCGGCTGCCACGCTGGATGCCGCGCGGGCACCGGGCCAGAACCCGGGCAACGGCACGGTCGATCCGGGCGCTGATCACCCAATTGACCGCGGACCGGATGGCCCGGATTGCCGCAGGCACGGCGCCCGACGATCTGGCGACCAAGATCATGACCACGGCGGACCCGGTGACGGGGCAGACCTTCTCGACCGGGGAAATGGTTGATCAGGTGGCGATTTTCTTTCTGGCGGGCCATGAAACCAGCGCCAGCGCGCTTGGCTGGGCGCTGTATCTTCTGGCGCTGTTTCCCGACTGGCAGGCGCGGTTGGCCGAAGAGGCGGAGACCGCGCTGGAGACCCGGGATTTTTCGGTCATCTCGCGGCTGAAGGTCAGCCGGGATGTGTTTCGCGAGGCGCTGCGCCTGTACCCGCCGGTGCCGATGATGGTGCGCGAGACCACCTGCCCGGAGCGGTTTCGCAACCGGGATATTCCCACGGGCAGCCAGATGGTGATCTCGCCCTGGCATCTGCATCGTCATGAACGGCTTTGGGATAATCCCGATGGGTTCGACCCGGGCCGCTGGAGCACGGAAAATGGCAAACGCTGCATGCGTGAGGCCTATATTCCGTTTTCCGCCGGGGCGCGGGTCTGCACCGGGGCCGGGTTTGCAATGGTGGAAGGGCCCTTGTTGTTGTCGATGCTGGTCAGGGCGTTCCGGTTTGAACGGGTTGCAGGGCGCGATCCCGTACCGGTTGCGCATCTGACGGTGCGGGCGAAAGATGGGATCTGGGTGAAGGTCTCGCGGCGCTGA
- a CDS encoding sulfurtransferase TusA family protein — protein sequence MEYDLEIDARGLLCPLPVLRLRKRMEALTSGQVARLLADDPAAFVDVPHFCAEQGHGFLGSETLAGATAYLVRKG from the coding sequence ATGGAATACGATCTGGAGATTGATGCCCGCGGGCTGCTGTGCCCCCTGCCTGTGCTGCGGTTGCGCAAACGGATGGAGGCTTTGACCAGCGGTCAGGTGGCACGGCTTCTGGCCGATGATCCGGCGGCTTTCGTGGATGTCCCGCATTTCTGCGCCGAACAGGGGCACGGGTTTCTGGGCAGCGAAACACTGGCGGGGGCGACGGCCTATCTGGTGCGAAAGGGCTGA
- a CDS encoding ABC transporter permease, which produces MPLKHRFRTDAALGLVQVSPPLIYALVMLAAPLGTIVLFSFWTQDFLTIDRSFTLNNYREAVTDPLYSELLFRSLRIAGAVTAATVLLAFPIAYFVSFQVRPARKSLWLFLITIPFWTSYLIRVFLWRVILAYDGPVNGTLISLGIIDEPLSWILYNANAVVITLAHAFAPFAILPIFVSLEKIDRSLLEAARDLGESRTATFFRVTLPLAMPGVLAAILIVFIPTIGDYVTPRLVGGSGGTMIANMIQTQFMRLNNAPMGATLAVIAMLSVTLISLVLVLATRRWTRSR; this is translated from the coding sequence ATGCCGTTGAAGCACCGGTTCAGAACAGACGCGGCGCTGGGGCTTGTTCAGGTCTCTCCACCGCTGATCTATGCGCTGGTGATGCTGGCCGCGCCGTTGGGCACAATTGTGCTGTTCAGTTTCTGGACCCAGGATTTCCTGACCATCGACCGGAGTTTCACGCTCAATAACTACCGGGAGGCGGTGACCGACCCGCTTTATTCCGAGCTTCTGTTCCGCTCGTTGCGCATTGCGGGAGCGGTGACGGCGGCGACCGTGCTTCTGGCCTTTCCCATCGCCTATTTCGTCAGCTTTCAGGTGCGCCCCGCGCGTAAATCGCTCTGGCTGTTCCTGATCACCATCCCGTTCTGGACCAGCTATCTGATCCGGGTGTTCCTGTGGCGGGTGATCCTGGCCTATGACGGGCCGGTCAACGGCACGCTGATCAGCCTTGGCATCATTGACGAACCGCTCAGCTGGATTCTCTATAACGCCAACGCGGTGGTGATCACGCTGGCCCATGCCTTTGCGCCTTTTGCGATCCTGCCGATTTTCGTGAGCCTGGAAAAGATTGACCGCAGCCTGCTGGAGGCTGCCCGCGATCTGGGGGAAAGCCGCACCGCCACGTTCTTCCGGGTGACCCTGCCGCTGGCCATGCCCGGCGTTCTGGCCGCCATACTGATCGTCTTCATCCCGACCATCGGCGATTATGTCACCCCGCGTCTGGTGGGCGGGTCCGGCGGCACGATGATTGCGAATATGATCCAGACCCAGTTCATGCGCCTGAACAATGCGCCCATGGGTGCAACGCTGGCGGTCATCGCCATGCTCAGCGTGACATTGATCTCGCTGGTGCTGGTTCTGGCCACACGCCGCTGGACCCGCAGCAGATGA
- a CDS encoding ribbon-helix-helix domain-containing protein, with amino-acid sequence MTARPRKRSLTLRGHRTSVSLEDAFWDTFQQIASARGISVNELASEIDEARGMESGLASAIRVFVLREVTAR; translated from the coding sequence ATGACTGCCCGGCCCCGCAAACGATCACTGACATTGCGGGGGCACCGCACATCGGTCTCGCTGGAGGATGCGTTCTGGGATACGTTTCAACAGATCGCATCCGCGCGCGGTATCTCGGTCAATGAACTGGCCAGTGAGATCGATGAGGCGCGGGGCATGGAAAGCGGGCTGGCCTCGGCGATCCGGGTGTTTGTGCTGCGCGAGGTAACCGCGCGTTAA
- a CDS encoding peptidylprolyl isomerase — MAEIKDPENTILIELSGGMVTIELMPDVAPQHSARMKELARDGSYDGVVFHRVIDGFMAQTGDVAHGKEGGNLRAAGTGGSDKPDLPAEFSKLPHDRGTLGAARSQNPNSANSQFFINFSDNHFLNGQYTVYGRVIDGMDHVDAITMGEPPATPDTMISVKVAADA; from the coding sequence ATGGCCGAGATCAAAGACCCTGAAAACACCATCCTGATAGAGCTGTCCGGCGGTATGGTCACCATTGAACTGATGCCCGATGTGGCGCCTCAGCACAGCGCGCGGATGAAGGAACTGGCCCGCGACGGGTCTTATGACGGTGTGGTCTTCCACCGGGTGATTGACGGGTTCATGGCCCAGACCGGCGATGTGGCCCATGGCAAGGAGGGGGGCAATCTGCGCGCGGCGGGCACCGGCGGGTCCGACAAGCCTGATCTGCCGGCGGAATTCTCGAAACTGCCCCATGACCGGGGCACGCTTGGCGCGGCCCGCTCGCAGAACCCGAACTCTGCCAACAGCCAGTTTTTCATCAACTTTTCGGACAATCACTTTCTGAACGGGCAATATACCGTCTATGGCCGGGTGATCGACGGGATGGACCATGTGGATGCGATCACCATGGGGGAGCCGCCCGCGACACCTGACACGATGATCAGCGTCAAAGTGGCCGCCGATGCGTAA